TTTTTTCCTAATCCACGCGCATTCCAACGGAGCATGTTAACATTATTGCCAAGGTAATTAGAAGAAACATCAGATAAATCATCGGTAAATTTTTTTGAAGGAGGTGGGATAGAATAATTTACCTGACTGGTAGAATCGTAATTACCACTAAGCTGAGTATTGGTAGTATCACCATTCATATGAGATCCTTGAGCAGCATTCAGATCCAGATTGTCAACCTCGTTAGGAGAATTATTGTGAATGCCATTGTTGGATGGAGAATCACTGGTAAACTCAATTAAGTTACCTTAAGAGGTTAAATAGGGTATTAATATTGAAAATATAATTGGAGAGGTTGAGGGTACGAAGGTTCCCCAATTCAGTGATAGGAGGACAAAAATTGTTATAGTCTGGTTCAGAACAATGAGGATTTTCCGGTGGAACAACAACAATACTAGCCAAAGTAAGCTATTAACTCTAGTTCTTATATGAAGATGGGCTCTGGGATTGATCTTTCTTTTAAGGTTAGAAAAAGTATCATGCTCAGCTGCAAGAGTGAATACTTTTTCAGTGATTGGTTTTTGAGAAGGAATAGTTGAAGTCTTGAAACGCCTTGCTGAGTTAAAGGTACGAATCAGAGCCAGTTTAGCAGATCCAGAAGGATTAGCAGGGGTTAAAAATCGATTCAACTGGCTTATCTGTCTGACCGGAAATATTATTAAGAATAAGTAAACCATTTTCCATAGTAACAGGAGGATAAACTTGAACATGACCCACATTAAAGATTTTCAAAACACCAGACCTATTCTTCAAATGACCCATATGGAGATTTCTTTTCAATTAATTTTCTTCTGATATTTTAGCACCTTGTTCAACATCATCTACCTTGCGTTTATCATTGTTGTTCGGATTTAGAGTTTCAACTTGAGTATCCAAAACTATGTTTGCTTGAATCATGGTAAAATTTCCCAAGGCCACAGCTTAGTCTGATTCAGAAGGATGGGCTGGAGGTTGTGGAGACATCCATCGTGATACTTTTGATAAAGTATATTTAGTACCATAAAAACTTGCTTCCTTAATTTCCCTTTGTTTAGCTCTACATCTTGGGCAAACAACATCTACGGCAAGAAGTACAAAAATTCCTTGGAACCGTGAAATCAAATTCAATGAGGAAAGGTTTAATTTTTCCTCTAGTGACTAGAGGTATACCTGCTGGTAGAGTACGTTGAACAGAAATATGAACACAGACTTCAACATTCTTCTTTAGAGGGTGGTTACCATAAGGATCTTTTGCGTCAATGAGTTCACCAAGTTTGAAAGTAAGCTTCTGAAAAACTTAAAactcaatacatttctttggtACATTGCATAGAATGAGCCACATCATATCTTCAGAAAAATTTAGTTCACAGTTTACCACCCAAACAATAGGAAGAACAACTCTGAGAACGATAAGATAGCCACACGCGAACCATGGACGTCGCTCATTAACTCCGTTGTAATCATTCTCCGCTAAAAATCTTATTAAAACTTTGTTTCTCAAGCCACTGAAGTTTGTGACATTTGGAGTTTGAGCTAGCGGCCATTGAGAGCAAATGTGGTGTCTAATAGAGGATGATGGAACCATAGTTTCACTATAAACATATCTTACCATGCATTGTTTCCAGTTATTATCGTTttcagctaagaccacagttttatcaatgagaACCGGTTAAGTGAGGGTTGAAGGAGGATTTTAAGGTAAAATGAGTTTATCTTCCATTTAAAGCGATAAATCTTCAATGTCTTTAGTTGTAGAGGTAGTAGTTTTTTGGGTCTTAGAACTCTCCATATAAATAACAAGTCTGAGAAGAATGAAGAAAATAGGTCCTGAATGGTTTTTGAAATGAGGGGGTATGTTTATAGATACATATTTGGACGAAACAATGCCAGATGATGGTGAAACATGTGTTATGAGTGCAACATTGCACTTTTGGTGTTCAGATAGATACAAAGGGTTGAGGATATCGGAGCCTGAACCTTAAACTGGGAAATATTTAAAGGTTGAAGATGTTTTGCATAGGTAAAAGGGAATGAAATTGATGAAAGTATGATTGCTTGTTTGTCTTGCATGTGGTCTAAGATTCAATCTTTTACTGTAAGTGCTTTACTTAAAAAAAACCTTTCCCATGGATTATATGTAGATTAGCATATTTGCTCATGTGAAGTTGGACAAATAGATATAAAAAGGAAGATTTACTTACGATACTCCTACGATAACTTATCATAACGTAACTCATATACACTATCACCCAACAGACTATAGTGGTTGAATAATAACTGCATTTTTTATTTCTCCAGCAAGAAAGATACGATTCATATATACCTCCAAATGTAATCAATGTGTTTGGATGGGTTTATGGGTGGTATGAAGCAGAGGTTTTGAGGGAAATTTTTGAGCAAAATGTTGATAAGACTGAGATTATATGGTTGTTACTCGAAGTGCAACCAGAAAAAGGATATGATGTTTTATGGGTGTTGTGTCCATTCCAAATGGCATGAACGGTAGTGTCCTAGCCAATGTACTCCACCCACCAATAACGCCTTTCAACAGGTGCTGCCTTTTCTGGATCTACAAGAAATCAACGATTTAATCAGTGCCCAAATAAACCCAAATGAATTAGGTGATCTACCAAGACATCTCATTATAGCAATTCTAAGACAAATTAAGGCTAATGAAGCGTCTAGAATTAAACTTTAAATTTTGGGGTTTTAGGAGTAACGATGTCTATGGAGAAGGTAGAGACGGGACATTTCACCAAGAGCCTATGGAGAAAAGGAATGCATTGAGACTCGAAACAAGAGAGTTGGAGAGGTTAAGAGAGTTTCTTCAAGGGGAAATAGAAAGGCGAAGCGATTTGACAGATTATGAGAGGTATTGAGAAAAAATGCTCAAGAGTTTGCTCAATGGAAGCTGAAAAGGTTTGCAAGATCAAAGAGGgggaaaagagaaaaagaggAGAGTGATGATGATTATGTCTGGAGGAAGAGACACAATGAGACTAAAAGTGATTCTGAGGAAACTGATGGGATTTATGAGTACCATGTGGAAGAGATAAGTTCTTCATAGAGGATTCTGCTGCCGAagaggagcgaaagaagaatgtAAGGGATAAAGATGCTCTATACATGTTGTATCTGGCTGAGAAGGCTCATTCTCCCATCTTTGCAAGGACCATGCAAGAGAGATTGAATGTAGATTCAGATAGAGATATTGTTGAGGGTATTGGTGCATATGGAGAACCAGTAAGCATTGGAGAATCAAATGAAGAAAgtgataatgaagatgatgatagTGACGAGTCTGAAGGAGATAGTTATGATTTTGCAGCTTCGTCAGGAAGTGACTACAGTGCTCAATATGAGGAAGAGGGTTAGGACAGTAATGACGGGGATGATGAATGGTAATCCCCCCTTAAGCATCATTGAGAGCAATGTTAGAATATAACTTAACTAtgatcaacaaggtttttggtaacaAAGCTCtgtgatgtttattattaatcttCCTAGTTTGAATATTGTGTTGTACagttttgtttttcttgtgttcttGTCGGGCAGTATAGTTAGTAGTTTCATCAAGATATGATAAGGATTTTGAACAGGTTTTGTTGAAAGTTTGTGTAGTTGGTTCTATTAATGGTAATTTTGCGGGAGAAGTATTTTGAAAGTAAGGCTTTTTTTTTCCTGACTGAAGATCTCTTGGGAACTTAGATACAGAGATCTAGAATGGGATGTAATGATTATGCAGGTGTTGATCTCGGTTGTAATAAACCGGGTCTCTTCTGTATAATTAGACTGCTTGTAAGAAGTAATATTTTGGTTGTTTAATGTAAAACGTTTGGTTGTTTTAGCTACTTTGCTATGATATTATGAATAGAGTGAATTAGGAAGCTTTCGACAACCATCAAGTGGCCTGATGGTTCTCATGCTCCCTCCCTTGGAGGAGGTAAGGGTTCGAACTCTGGACCTTGTAATTGCTAGTAGTATTTAGGGGCCACAACTAACCACTGTACTAACCcatcaaaagaaaaattaggaGGCTTTCAAACTCGGTAGAGTAATTAATGCAATGAGATAACATGATATTGATAATCTAAAAATGAATCGAAACCGGCAGAAATTCATAAAATTGATGCAAAGGGATAAAAGGATATTGCTTAATCTAAAAATTTATGAACTGAAAGAAGGATTGCATCTTCTTCCCTCGACATCTCCAAATAATGCGTTCATGTATTGATATTTGATATTTTTCCAAGACCTATGATAATGTCGTCATGTAGCTAAAAGTCTTTTTGATTAGTAAAAATCTATAGACCTGCTTTCGGGTTGTTACAGGTTGAGTTCCCTGTTGAccaagtaaaataaaaataaaataaaatggaccACGATTAAAACAGTAAATTTGCATAAACCCTTAATAACAGCTAATGACAagagtataaaaaaaaaaagataaaaagggTAGACCAATGGCTATTGCATTTCTCAAGGGTTATAACAGAAAATTACCATAAACCCACATTTGGGCCAACAAAATTCTGGACCCTGTGCCTAGGATGTCTAGACCCAGAACAGGACCTGACGACTGCCTCGACCAAATTAAACTTTCCAGGACTAGAGGCCAAAGAAACCTAGCTCGCTTGCTCTTTCCTTCTCAAATGTCTCAAAATACTGATATATAATTGTGACAGCAAGAAGAATCCCAGTTCCAGAACCTATAGCTCCCATGAAATCTGCCAAAACAGTTAAAGCCCCAATACACATTCCTCCGAAGGCTGCTGCAGTGGGTATGTAACGGTTAAGTTCCTTCTGTAAATTTGATTCTCGATGCCCAGGCATCACCATTTGTTGCTCCTAAAGATCACCAGGCAAAAGAGATAATTCAGTACAACTTTGTTAATTACagtatggaaaaaaaaaatcatgatcagAGCTTTTTCTCTAATTTTACTCGATCTAAATACAGTTTGAAAACAAAAATCACAACTGTTAAAAGATGTAGTTTCTGTAATAGCAGAACTGCAAATTTGATATTTACACCTGTAACTCAACAAACTCCGACAGAATGAGATGATGTAACCAGGTTCTAACAACTTTTCATGTGATATAGTAAGCTTAATGTTTACACAACTATGACAAACAAAGAGGGGCAACGGTCATTATCAGACCAGAAAAATAATTCTGATGTCCAACACCAAACACATAATATGACCATAACTAAGCCTAGTCTATAAAAAGTTACATAACTTGGTCGCTATTCACAAGACCAACAAGATGAGTCCAGATACCTGGACCAGACGAACAAAGTTGACACCAGCAACATCTGGATGATGGCCAGGCTCAGGCTGAGCTATCTTTGGAATAATCAAATTTCTATATTTGCTACATCAACATCATTCTCATATATGCTTAACCTAAATTTTAAATACCTCTATAGTACAGCAGTACTTGGACAACAAACTAACAGGAATAGATTGTCATACCTTGAGTTGCTTGGCAACATCTCTAGCAGAAGACCCAGAAACTTCGATCCATGTTTTCGAGAATAGTGCACATGCTGACAGCATAAACACAAGATAAAACAATGCGTGGAAAGGATTCGCTGCCATATCAGCCAAGCTGCGAATTGAGATCCCAATATCAGTACGACAAATTAGCACCATAAAAAACTAAAAAGGCAGCGCAAATTCAATTTGCTCGTTAATCGCCACAGGAGAAATAATATGGAAGAAAAAAGGTTACTGCAAACCTTGATGGCGCAGTGATATAGTACGCTATACCACCAACAGGAATGAACTGGCCACCTGAATATTCAGACTCCTTCCATTTTCCTAAAAGATTTACGAGGAAATTGCCGCTGTACCTCCTGTACAGCAACTGTACAAAATAATACTgatgttgagttcttaatcttTTGATTGCAAAATAAGAATAAAACTATAAACCAACCCTGCTATATTTTTACCTGGGAAATGAAATAAAGATTAGAAACTAGTGCAGACTGTAAAATGATGGGCATGTTGGAGGTGTAGAAAAGCTTGATTGGATATGACCCTTGCTGTCCACGTGCGTTTTTAGACCTTACAGGCAACACAACCCGGAACCCTTGGAAGTAAATGACAATTAAGAAGATCAAGACTGTTGCTAGTAGATTTGTAACATTCGGAAGGTTTTGTCGGTAAAAAGCCTCACGGAGCGCACGGACCTTGTCTGTTCGTGTTATCAATAGATGGAACAAGGCTATAACAGCACCTTCAAATTCAGCTCCCCGTCCACTGTTAATGGTTGTGGGGCTAAAAGCTTTCCAAATGATGTTTTCACTACAAGGAAACGAAACAAATCAGGAGGGGTGGCATGGAACAAGACTCCCAAGAGCAAGAAATGAAGAGTGGAAGAGAAATTACCAGATATTGGTTGCGATAAATAGGGAAATACCAGACCCAAGACCATATCCTTTTTGAAGAAGCTCATCTAAGCATATCACAATGATTCCGGCAAAGCAGAGCTGGATAATGATGAGGATTGCATTTCCAACTCCAAGTTGGCCAACACTACCATACATTCCAGATAGAACATACGCAACAGCCTCACCAACAGCTATCAAAATACCCAACAACTTTTGCGCTCCATTTCTATGAACAAAAAATGACAAGTAAATAACACTACAGAAATTCATCCAGACAACAAATACTATAATGAAATAatgaaaaaatatgaagaaataaagCACATAGGGTGTGCTCcgcaaagaaaacataaacaaaaacTCCAAATTATAGAAAATGTTTCAAGTTTTAACTGTTTGGAGCAGGAGAAGCGAACTAAAGTTAAGCCCTCTTTTTTCCACCTGATTCGCGTAAAGTTTATACTCATTGGTATTGCCCAATAAGTTCAGCCATTTTAAGCTAATTAGCAAACATGGCTAGAGATTCCTTCGACAAtatacaccaaaaaaaaaagactaggGACAAGTGTGCTAAACAAGtaccaaaagaaagaagaaagatgaaaaagtAAGAGTAAGTAACAACCAGAGGCGGCGAAGAAAATACAGATTTACGCCACACCAagcaaaaaaacataaaaaactgaaagacaatTAGATCTCAGAGTAAATATTCTGTAAGAAGCACAAGAAAAGAAATATAAAACAACCAACTTACAAGAGAGCACGATCTTCACGAACGCTGTTGTCCACTTCAATAATTTTTGACCCAGCTAAGAGTTGCATCACTAGCCCAGATGTCACAATTGGGGTGATCCCTAGCTCCATGACTGTACCCCGGTTTGATGCAAGAATTACTCGCATCCAATAAAATGGATCAGCACCTGTTGTCGAGTGTATGCCATATAGTGGGAGCTGACTACACACTAGAAAGATGAAAAGAGAGATCACAGTGTAGATGACCTTCTCTCTGAAAGGAACTCTCCGGTCAGCGCTCTGAACTTCTGGCAAAAATGACAGAAACGGTCTGACAAGATGTAGTACTCGAAAGCCTCCTCCCATTGTAAGAAAAGCTCACCCAGTCAAACCTGTTGTTACCAGTTGACTTGATAAGTTCACACAGGAAATCAAACATCTGTAACTACCACTTTACGTAAGAAACCAAATATGAGCAACAGATATCTAATGCAAATAAAGGAAAAGCATACTGGGGTAATTGATTTTAAGAAACTAAACGGAAAGGCGTAGTCAATTGCTTGGTTAATAACCATTATGGCATGAGGATAAGAGAAAAGGAAGACAAAGATGTATAATAAAACTATATTTTAAATGTGCAGAACAAGGAAAAGAAATTTTATTTGTTCAAACATAAAATCAGGTTTGGTGTTAAATAGAAGATAGCAGCATATAATAATTTCCAGAAAAACTTCCAACTGAACAACCACTAGGAAATACACGTCCATATTAGTAGTGAGATAAATTTGAACAATTGCTGACGTAAATGCTTAGAGACAATCATTCTACCTCTAGAAGCTTTTATATTATGATATAAGTACAATAAGATTTTCGGAGTGCGTTATACCGGCTAACTAATATAACTACTTCCTGCAATTAAATTTCATACTTCCAAAACCGTTGTTATTgaggtaattttgcaacatgcaAGACTTGTACATTCCAAATTCTAAAATTCTCTATGCCTAGGCGAAAACGAAATATAAACCAAAAACATGCAAGTAGCGGAAAATCCCATCATCATAAATTCAAAATTACCAAGTAATTCAACTTTTCCCAAAGAAGGAAATCTAATCTCGAAAAAAACATACACAAAAACTAAACCTGAACACTGCGTGATGACATACATAAATTCACTAACCCAAATTCATGCATGCAAAGCTATTTTTAAGACAATATCCAAATAAATAAAATCCAACCTTCATAATAAGATTTCAGATATATTTATCAACAGATCCATAACAAATGTTTGCACCATTGACAAATTCTAAATTGGAACTAGTTTAGAAATCAAAAATTCTAAGCTCACCTT
The nucleotide sequence above comes from Papaver somniferum cultivar HN1 chromosome 8, ASM357369v1, whole genome shotgun sequence. Encoded proteins:
- the LOC113302157 gene encoding protein transport protein Sec61 subunit alpha-like; this translates as MGGGFRVLHLVRPFLSFLPEVQSADRRVPFREKVIYTVISLFIFLVCSQLPLYGIHSTTGADPFYWMRVILASNRGTVMELGITPIVTSGLVMQLLAGSKIIEVDNSVREDRALLNGAQKLLGILIAVGEAVAYVLSGMYGSVGQLGVGNAILIIIQLCFAGIIVICLDELLQKGYGLGSGISLFIATNICENIIWKAFSPTTINSGRGAEFEGAVIALFHLLITRTDKVRALREAFYRQNLPNVTNLLATVLIFLIVIYFQGFRVVLPVRSKNARGQQGSYPIKLFYTSNMPIILQSALVSNLYFISQLLYRRYSGNFLVNLLGKWKESEYSGGQFIPVGGIAYYITAPSSLADMAANPFHALFYLVFMLSACALFSKTWIEVSGSSARDVAKQLKEQQMVMPGHRESNLQKELNRYIPTAAAFGGMCIGALTVLADFMGAIGSGTGILLAVTIIYQYFETFEKERASELGFFGL